In Acinetobacter sp. C32I, one genomic interval encodes:
- a CDS encoding LysM peptidoglycan-binding domain-containing protein, with the protein MNKKSLVTIQILDLFGSPISKAQYEVKNQRTGQVIAAGFTNSSGCIVEISRDKGTALDVYIKSMFNGLMIKVQSFVMSRDRMLVKITSPKVMLDLKTLTNQGNNGQYKRKTHVVKKGETLFEIAQKNHTTVRALERLNKIDDPNKISIGQVIKLPVNIPATGNNSHQEKAKQTTQQRTQPSASSTKTKAPQTPPVRPSSTTPQKKQEEGIFGANFGSKILDQVNELYEEGKKTLNEATNAASKILTVDDRSQDGGTPKADAPNLCKTNPQCISSGKSELIREVNIRLAGFGGALPTDEFTELTANCIKQFQRDYMGVPETGKICGSVLVALDKFYEEYPIAGFMGKAACNCGKCSGFGNGNMGVQSGSNKANEYPGLHRSLIWILKAVNFYLKNEFKKKKIEVAYIESGYRCIENNKKHGRATVNHMGLALDIHFNKNGSRTREVNDMEFIRKEIMIKKMRASENREVDKIYLEPKVFNSGTSGATTWVHFDVTKFSAVYFSGNIFQKTIVELNGVKMSTLVNSLKVPRILSCGGGVSTPKPHDNIVGGELVLSNDDIIDIMKVTETEVIKFKTEKYFTDQAAGVVDTIMNRVKSGVWGNSVRSVVNADRQFSKITGPKSLDPYGSVEKMPISHVSTRVRNFVNSYLIERADGKLSIIGENLNYANKYYSDAKNRKAWVDKFHDEAVKKGMILGNGTAIHAHGTTNELRNKMPKPFKIVLPKNFKGI; encoded by the coding sequence ATGAATAAAAAATCATTAGTGACGATACAAATCTTAGACTTATTTGGTAGTCCAATCTCAAAAGCACAATATGAAGTAAAAAATCAGAGAACTGGGCAAGTTATTGCTGCGGGATTTACGAATTCATCTGGATGTATCGTTGAGATTAGTCGAGATAAAGGTACGGCTTTAGATGTTTATATCAAAAGTATGTTTAATGGCTTGATGATCAAGGTACAAAGTTTTGTAATGTCTAGAGATCGCATGCTCGTAAAAATTACAAGCCCAAAAGTAATGTTGGATTTAAAAACATTAACAAATCAAGGTAATAATGGACAATATAAAAGAAAAACGCATGTTGTAAAAAAGGGTGAAACTTTATTTGAAATAGCTCAAAAAAATCATACTACTGTTCGAGCATTGGAGCGTTTGAATAAAATAGATGACCCCAATAAGATTAGTATTGGGCAAGTGATTAAGTTGCCAGTGAATATTCCTGCTACAGGAAATAATTCACATCAAGAAAAAGCTAAACAGACCACTCAGCAGAGAACACAACCTTCGGCTAGCAGCACTAAAACAAAAGCACCACAGACTCCACCTGTAAGGCCATCGAGTACAACACCTCAGAAAAAGCAGGAAGAAGGAATTTTTGGAGCAAATTTTGGCAGTAAAATCCTCGACCAAGTGAATGAGCTTTATGAAGAAGGTAAAAAAACGCTGAATGAAGCTACAAACGCTGCTTCCAAGATACTGACAGTGGATGACCGTAGTCAGGATGGTGGTACACCTAAAGCAGATGCTCCAAATTTATGTAAAACCAATCCGCAATGTATTTCAAGTGGTAAGAGTGAGCTTATTCGAGAAGTGAATATTCGTTTGGCGGGCTTCGGTGGGGCTTTACCTACGGATGAGTTTACCGAACTAACTGCAAATTGTATTAAGCAATTCCAACGGGATTATATGGGGGTACCAGAGACGGGGAAAATTTGTGGCTCAGTATTGGTAGCGTTGGATAAATTTTATGAAGAATACCCTATTGCAGGTTTTATGGGGAAAGCTGCTTGTAATTGTGGAAAATGTTCGGGCTTTGGTAATGGTAATATGGGGGTTCAATCTGGTTCAAATAAAGCAAATGAATATCCAGGATTACACCGAAGTCTAATCTGGATATTAAAGGCTGTAAATTTTTATTTAAAAAATGAATTTAAGAAAAAGAAAATCGAAGTGGCTTATATAGAGTCTGGTTATAGATGTATTGAAAATAATAAAAAGCATGGAAGAGCAACAGTAAATCATATGGGGTTAGCTCTGGATATTCATTTTAATAAGAATGGAAGTAGGACTCGTGAAGTCAATGATATGGAATTTATTCGAAAAGAAATTATGATTAAAAAAATGCGAGCATCAGAAAATAGAGAGGTTGATAAAATTTATTTAGAACCAAAAGTTTTTAATAGTGGAACTTCAGGAGCAACTACATGGGTACATTTTGACGTTACTAAATTCTCAGCTGTATATTTTAGTGGAAATATTTTTCAAAAAACAATAGTTGAATTAAATGGCGTTAAAATGTCTACTCTAGTAAACAGTTTGAAAGTTCCTAGGATTTTAAGTTGTGGAGGGGGGGTGTCAACACCAAAACCACATGATAATATAGTGGGGGGTGAACTAGTACTAAGTAATGATGATATTATAGATATTATGAAAGTAACTGAGACTGAGGTAATAAAGTTTAAAACAGAGAAGTATTTTACTGATCAAGCTGCTGGTGTTGTAGATACTATTATGAATAGAGTCAAGTCTGGTGTATGGGGGAATAGTGTCAGAAGTGTAGTCAATGCTGATAGACAGTTTTCTAAAATTACAGGTCCTAAAAGTTTAGATCCTTATGGTAGTGTTGAAAAAATGCCAATATCGCATGTAAGTACAAGGGTTAGGAATTTTGTTAATAGCTATCTTATAGAAAGAGCAGATGGTAAACTTTCCATTATTGGAGAAAATCTAAACTATGCAAATAAATATTATTCAGATGCAAAAAATAGAAAGGCATGGGTAGATAAATTTCATGATGAAGCAGTAAAGAAAGGTATGATACTTGGCAATGGAACAGCTATACATGCTCATGGCACTACGAATGAACTAAGAAATAAAATGCCAAAACCTTTTAAAATAGTTCTCCCTAAAAACTTCAAAGGAATTTAA
- a CDS encoding type VI secretion system Vgr family protein: MLFNIFNVLEKIGLNAQKRAIHVQFSNNLLNNQVFLQRIQGQHQLNEGLEAELICLSTNAQIPLKQFIGVQVAVDQVTDSGQLFRTTGIVTEASYGQSDGALTLYKLTLNDATHLWHKRRNSRVFMNKTIVEITEVLFKEWQQRSPLFAASLNLDLSGLSQNYDIRPFVMGHNESDYSFLTRLWRSEGINWLIDEAELFVPHSSTPVKAQKLRLIDDNSQYQALARRSIRYHRSSATEFQDSMTSFVAVRSLQPTAVHLQRWQPDALAQEEGAGSVVTSHNHSDSFDSASLSLEQAWHISPAWMQDLKGEDQATASGGSQLEKLNQQFNDMYASQAKYFKAYSTVRDSQVGYWFNLREHPEIDQHEGADQEFLIIAKNFYNQNNLPKDLQQQVSQLLSQSRWDQRGYDDIERQGNELTLIRRQIKITPEYDPELHRPVAYPQRAKVVGPEGETIYVDEWGRIKVRFLFTRSDDHGHDGGAGSNDNDTDSAWVDVLTPWAGEGYGARFLPRIGEVVVIDFFDGNIDRPFVTGRIHEAQRSPTKFDVKGQLPDTKRLSGIRSQEVNGNGFNQLRFDDTTGQISTQLQSSHAATQLNLGNLSHPKVQETSNGRGEGFELRTDAWGAVRAGKGMLISTYAQEQAIADHLEAAQAQSLLSQGYDSMKMLSEVAAKQQTDALNVINRLPKFIQSLELKTTGQALDSTLNLFKEGMSNDPIHALKDCGGFIEDIGALGGNAKGAVEEFNAFFSDAKDAVENLKEFIENVEEHGADIVKGKLASIKDRIQQNPFESIKEVGKVLANVDIKDFELMSTCGTFSKGSKLEVTPSKALNSLQGFMEGYTQGLESSSNAKQQEQGKIFRQALMLLASPNGIALTTPENIILQASQDIAESASGSINLSAQKNIIGHAQDKISLFAAQKGFRAYAAKGKLELQAQDDAIEAIAKKVIKLISTEDKIEITSPKEIVLTAGGSQLKINANGVFSTTGGKFESKAGQHLFVSGAKVSYEVPKLPSTPTFSNRLDIYDLFWESDFSQLSYKAFVQGTNSFTSGSIDEHGRTGKISTPDPTKVQVLVGSNDEWGLVIDSFDEDDFLADQNVNDSETENNVEDRDWK, encoded by the coding sequence ATGCTTTTTAATATATTTAATGTATTAGAAAAAATAGGGCTAAATGCACAGAAACGTGCTATCCACGTACAATTTTCTAATAATCTACTGAATAATCAAGTTTTTTTACAACGCATACAAGGCCAGCATCAACTCAATGAGGGCTTGGAAGCAGAGCTGATTTGTCTTTCGACCAATGCCCAGATTCCCCTCAAACAATTTATTGGAGTTCAGGTTGCGGTTGATCAGGTCACCGATTCAGGGCAACTGTTTCGTACTACGGGGATTGTGACTGAGGCCAGTTATGGACAAAGCGATGGTGCATTAACGCTGTATAAACTGACCTTAAATGATGCGACCCATTTATGGCATAAGCGCCGTAATAGCCGTGTTTTTATGAATAAAACGATTGTGGAAATCACCGAAGTTTTATTCAAGGAATGGCAGCAAAGAAGTCCACTATTTGCGGCAAGTTTAAATCTAGATCTGAGTGGCTTAAGCCAGAATTATGATATACGCCCATTTGTAATGGGTCATAATGAATCCGACTATTCTTTTCTTACACGCCTATGGCGCAGTGAAGGCATAAACTGGCTGATTGATGAGGCTGAACTTTTTGTGCCGCATTCAAGTACGCCTGTCAAAGCGCAGAAGCTAAGATTGATTGATGATAATAGTCAATATCAAGCTTTGGCTCGACGGAGTATTCGCTATCACCGCAGTAGTGCTACTGAATTCCAAGACAGCATGACCAGTTTCGTGGCAGTGCGTAGTTTGCAGCCGACTGCGGTGCATCTGCAACGTTGGCAGCCTGATGCCTTGGCACAAGAAGAAGGTGCAGGTTCAGTGGTCACTAGCCATAACCATTCGGACAGTTTTGACTCTGCCAGTTTAAGCCTTGAGCAGGCATGGCATATCAGCCCAGCTTGGATGCAGGACTTAAAAGGTGAAGACCAAGCCACGGCTTCAGGTGGCAGTCAGTTAGAAAAACTGAATCAGCAATTCAATGACATGTACGCCAGTCAAGCCAAATACTTTAAGGCTTATAGCACCGTGCGTGATAGCCAAGTCGGTTATTGGTTTAATCTCAGGGAACATCCTGAAATTGACCAACATGAAGGAGCTGATCAAGAGTTCCTGATTATTGCCAAGAATTTCTATAATCAAAATAATTTACCGAAAGATTTACAGCAACAGGTCAGTCAACTGCTCAGCCAAAGCCGCTGGGATCAACGAGGCTATGACGACATCGAGCGCCAAGGCAATGAGCTGACCTTAATTCGCCGTCAGATCAAAATCACCCCTGAATATGATCCAGAATTGCATCGTCCGGTTGCCTATCCGCAACGCGCCAAAGTAGTAGGGCCTGAAGGGGAAACCATCTATGTGGATGAGTGGGGACGGATCAAAGTACGTTTTCTGTTTACCCGTAGCGATGATCATGGACATGATGGTGGTGCGGGCAGCAATGACAATGACACCGACTCCGCATGGGTCGATGTCCTGACGCCTTGGGCGGGGGAAGGTTATGGTGCTCGCTTCTTGCCGCGTATCGGTGAGGTGGTCGTCATTGACTTCTTTGATGGCAATATCGACCGTCCTTTTGTGACAGGGCGAATCCATGAAGCACAGCGTTCTCCGACCAAATTTGATGTCAAAGGGCAACTCCCAGACACTAAAAGACTCAGTGGTATCCGCAGTCAGGAAGTGAATGGCAATGGTTTTAACCAGTTACGTTTTGATGATACGACAGGGCAAATCAGTACCCAGTTACAAAGTAGCCATGCTGCAACACAGTTGAATTTAGGTAATTTAAGTCATCCTAAAGTGCAGGAAACCAGTAACGGTCGTGGCGAGGGCTTTGAGCTCAGAACGGATGCTTGGGGCGCTGTACGGGCAGGTAAGGGTATGCTGATTAGTACCTATGCCCAAGAACAGGCCATTGCTGATCATCTGGAAGCTGCGCAAGCGCAATCTTTGCTGTCACAGGGCTATGACAGTATGAAAATGCTCAGTGAAGTGGCTGCGAAGCAACAGACTGATGCGCTAAATGTGATTAACCGTCTACCGAAGTTTATTCAGTCATTGGAGCTTAAAACCACAGGTCAAGCACTGGATAGCACTTTAAATTTATTTAAAGAAGGGATGAGCAATGATCCGATTCATGCTTTGAAAGATTGTGGTGGTTTTATTGAGGATATTGGTGCCCTCGGCGGAAATGCCAAAGGCGCGGTCGAAGAGTTTAATGCGTTCTTTAGTGATGCCAAAGATGCGGTCGAAAATCTGAAAGAGTTCATTGAAAACGTAGAAGAGCATGGCGCTGATATTGTTAAAGGTAAGCTTGCCAGTATTAAAGATCGGATTCAGCAAAACCCGTTTGAAAGTATTAAAGAAGTCGGAAAGGTTTTGGCCAATGTCGATATTAAAGATTTTGAGCTGATGAGTACCTGCGGAACGTTTAGTAAAGGCAGCAAGTTAGAAGTGACCCCGTCCAAAGCGTTGAATTCGTTACAGGGCTTTATGGAGGGTTATACCCAAGGTTTGGAAAGCAGTTCGAATGCCAAACAGCAAGAGCAAGGCAAGATTTTCAGACAGGCGCTGATGTTGTTGGCATCGCCGAATGGGATTGCATTAACCACGCCTGAAAATATTATCTTACAGGCCTCTCAGGATATTGCCGAGAGTGCCAGTGGTTCAATTAACCTGAGTGCACAGAAGAATATTATTGGGCATGCACAGGACAAGATCAGTTTGTTTGCCGCGCAAAAGGGCTTTAGGGCGTATGCAGCAAAAGGGAAATTGGAGTTGCAGGCGCAGGATGATGCGATTGAAGCGATTGCCAAGAAGGTGATTAAACTGATTTCTACTGAAGATAAGATTGAAATCACCAGTCCTAAAGAGATTGTACTAACAGCGGGTGGTTCTCAGCTGAAGATCAATGCCAATGGGGTGTTTTCAACCACGGGTGGTAAGTTTGAGAGTAAGGCTGGTCAGCATTTGTTTGTGAGTGGCGCTAAGGTTTCATACGAGGTTCCTAAATTACCTAGCACGCCGACTTTTAGCAATCGCTTAGATATTTATGATTTATTTTGGGAGAGTGATTTTAGCCAGCTCAGTTATAAAGCTTTTGTACAGGGCACGAATTCATTTACTTCGGGATCAATAGATGAGCATGGTCGTACAGGGAAAATTAGTACGCCAGATCCAACCAAAGTTCAGGTTCTTGTTGGCTCTAATGATGAATGGGGATTAGTCATTGATAGTTTTGATGAAGATGATTTTTTAGCAGATCAAAATGTGAATGACTCAGAAACAGAGAATAATGTAGAAGATAGGGATTGGAAATGA
- a CDS encoding disulfide bond formation protein B → MRWNYRLVSAVLVLTSIIGISFALYLEHVQGLDPCPLCIFQRLGLIGMGLIALVAFIHNPVSSGFKRFYAFLATLSIGWSVGVAARHVWLQSLPPDQVPSCGPGLNYLVDALPMKTVLQEVLSGSGECAAIDWTFLGQSLPVWSLVYFSLILLICLWQLFRNYRVTQK, encoded by the coding sequence ATGCGATGGAATTACCGCTTAGTCAGTGCAGTACTGGTACTGACCAGCATTATTGGTATCTCATTTGCGTTGTATTTAGAACATGTGCAAGGTTTGGATCCTTGTCCACTCTGTATTTTCCAACGTCTTGGCTTAATTGGGATGGGTTTAATTGCACTTGTCGCATTTATCCATAATCCAGTTTCAAGCGGATTTAAACGTTTTTATGCCTTCTTGGCGACTTTATCCATTGGTTGGTCGGTTGGTGTTGCGGCACGTCATGTTTGGTTGCAAAGCTTACCGCCAGATCAGGTTCCGAGCTGTGGACCTGGCTTAAACTATCTGGTGGATGCCTTGCCGATGAAAACCGTACTGCAAGAAGTACTTTCGGGTTCAGGTGAATGTGCTGCGATAGATTGGACTTTCCTCGGTCAATCGCTACCCGTTTGGTCTCTGGTTTATTTCAGTTTGATTTTATTGATCTGCTTATGGCAATTATTTAGAAACTATCGCGTTACACAAAAATAA
- the gshA gene encoding glutamate--cysteine ligase yields the protein MNQPSLTSSVIPTWVDASLLKGMLRGIERESLRMQSNGFLSQQNHPIALGSALTHPHITTDYSEALMEFITTPQTTIAAALNELSDIHSVVHQQLEEGEKLWPLSMPCMLDDNEENIKLAQYGSSNIGRFKTLYRRGLGVRYGRRMQTISGVHYNLSFPEQLFAVLQQHESNPELKQLSLQDYRSHRYFGLIRNFIRLIPLVMYMLGASPSVCRCFLTGRQHHLQPLVKGTLYLPEATALRMGRLGYQNSAQKELGIHYNDLHDYLDGLQKAVHTPYPEFTQLGLNDEQGEPIQINDHVLQIENEYYSLVRPKQVPQAGETPSQALKNRGVGYVELRAVDVNPYSAIGIDEISAGFLESLALYCLLKDSPDLFAEEQEQIDRNQTEVVNRGRAADAKIEAGDQSIALKDWAQTHLNAIQACAKVLDQMDGTELYQDAIQVMQQRLDHVENTPSAHVIADTLQHGGTWNFGSVMAQQHVDHYDQHPLSEERKHYFEQLAQTSLQKQAQLEQDNDMSFEQYLAQYR from the coding sequence ATGAATCAACCCAGCCTTACTTCCTCTGTGATACCAACTTGGGTAGATGCCTCGCTATTAAAGGGGATGTTACGTGGGATCGAACGTGAAAGCCTACGCATGCAAAGCAATGGATTCTTATCACAACAAAATCATCCCATCGCTTTAGGTTCGGCACTCACACATCCACATATCACCACTGATTATTCAGAAGCGTTGATGGAGTTTATTACCACACCACAAACGACCATTGCTGCCGCTTTAAATGAGTTGAGTGATATCCATAGTGTCGTACATCAGCAGCTTGAAGAGGGTGAGAAACTCTGGCCTTTATCGATGCCATGTATGCTGGATGATAACGAAGAAAATATTAAACTAGCACAATATGGCAGTTCCAATATTGGCCGCTTTAAAACCTTATACCGTCGTGGTTTAGGCGTGCGTTATGGCCGCCGTATGCAGACCATTTCAGGGGTGCACTATAATTTATCTTTTCCTGAACAACTGTTTGCTGTTTTACAGCAACATGAAAGTAATCCAGAATTAAAACAACTCAGCCTACAAGATTATCGTAGTCACCGTTATTTTGGCTTGATCCGCAATTTTATTCGCCTGATTCCTTTAGTGATGTATATGTTGGGCGCAAGTCCATCGGTGTGCCGTTGCTTCCTGACCGGTCGCCAGCATCATTTACAGCCTTTAGTCAAAGGCACCTTATATTTACCAGAAGCGACTGCATTGCGGATGGGGCGTTTGGGCTATCAAAACTCAGCACAAAAAGAACTTGGGATTCATTATAACGACCTGCACGATTACTTGGATGGCCTACAAAAAGCCGTGCATACCCCATATCCAGAATTTACCCAGCTCGGTTTAAATGATGAACAGGGCGAGCCAATTCAAATCAATGATCACGTATTACAGATTGAAAATGAATATTACAGTCTGGTGCGTCCTAAACAGGTGCCACAAGCGGGTGAAACACCTTCGCAAGCGTTAAAAAATCGTGGTGTCGGCTATGTCGAATTACGTGCAGTCGATGTGAATCCGTATAGCGCGATTGGGATTGATGAAATTTCGGCAGGCTTCCTTGAAAGTCTAGCCTTGTACTGCTTACTCAAAGACAGTCCAGATTTATTTGCCGAAGAACAAGAGCAAATTGATCGGAACCAAACTGAAGTGGTCAATCGTGGTCGTGCAGCAGATGCCAAGATTGAAGCGGGAGATCAGTCGATTGCTTTAAAAGACTGGGCACAAACTCATTTAAATGCAATTCAAGCCTGTGCCAAGGTCCTAGACCAAATGGATGGCACCGAGCTATATCAAGATGCCATTCAAGTGATGCAACAACGTCTAGACCATGTTGAAAACACACCTTCGGCGCACGTCATTGCAGATACCTTGCAACATGGTGGCACATGGAATTTTGGTAGTGTCATGGCACAGCAACATGTTGATCATTATGACCAACATCCATTGAGTGAAGAACGCAAACACTATTTTGAACAATTGGCGCAAACTTCGTTGCAAAAACAGGCGCAACTTGAACAAGATAACGACATGAGTTTTGAACAATATCTTGCACAATACCGTTAA
- a CDS encoding DUF924 family protein, with the protein MQAQDILNFWFDPDHRALWFAKSDDFDAKIHASFAEIHQQAAQAELWSWRQTPEGRLAEIIILDQFSRNLYRDQAQAFAYDSLALTLSQEAISLQLDAQLSPEQRSFLYMPFMHSESKLIHEFALKLFQRLGNEINLNFEKKHKVIIDRFGRYPHRNAILGRNSSAEELEFLTQPNSSF; encoded by the coding sequence ATGCAAGCGCAAGACATTCTTAATTTTTGGTTTGACCCTGATCATCGTGCACTTTGGTTTGCCAAAAGTGATGATTTTGATGCAAAAATTCATGCGTCCTTTGCAGAGATTCATCAACAAGCTGCTCAGGCAGAGCTGTGGTCATGGCGCCAAACACCTGAAGGACGTCTGGCTGAAATTATTATCCTCGATCAGTTCTCACGAAATTTATACCGAGATCAGGCTCAAGCCTTTGCCTACGACAGCTTGGCTTTAACCCTGTCACAAGAAGCGATTAGCTTGCAATTGGATGCACAACTCAGTCCTGAGCAACGTTCCTTTCTTTATATGCCGTTTATGCATAGCGAATCCAAGCTCATACATGAATTTGCCCTAAAATTGTTTCAACGCTTAGGCAATGAAATTAATTTAAACTTTGAGAAAAAGCATAAAGTGATCATTGATCGTTTTGGTCGTTATCCACATCGCAATGCAATTTTAGGCCGTAACTCAAGCGCTGAAGAACTGGAATTTTTAACTCAACCGAATAGTAGTTTTTAA